In Streptomyces thermolilacinus SPC6, a single genomic region encodes these proteins:
- a CDS encoding ABC transporter substrate-binding protein, translated as MPATSRPGPAPRGRLALAAVLPLLLMALVSCGYGSQAVENRAKVVPQGPKLSVDTVRVGYFANLTHGTALVGDREGFLQRELRGTKLRTATFNAGPSAVEALNAGSVDIAYLGPSPAVNGYTRSGGKNLRIVGGAASGGVRLVVNPERVKDLADVKGKRIATPQLGNTQDVAFLHWAAEQGWKVDPQSGEGDVSVLRVDNKILPDAYRSGSVDGAWVPEPTASKLIAEGAKPLLDEASLWPGGRFVITGIVVAQPFLERHPDVVEAVLRGSLKANAWITAHPREAKAAANAQMKALTGKALPAKVIDSAWPTIRFLDDPLAGTLREQARHAEAAGLLENPRLDGIYDLRPLNRVLAAEGRAPVHDAGLGVR; from the coding sequence GTGCCTGCCACCTCCCGCCCAGGCCCCGCCCCGCGCGGCCGCCTCGCCCTCGCCGCGGTCCTGCCGCTGCTGCTCATGGCGCTGGTCTCGTGCGGCTACGGCTCGCAGGCGGTGGAGAACAGGGCGAAGGTGGTCCCCCAGGGCCCGAAGCTGTCGGTGGACACGGTCCGCGTCGGGTACTTCGCGAACCTCACCCACGGCACGGCCCTCGTCGGCGACCGGGAGGGCTTCCTCCAGAGGGAACTGCGCGGCACGAAACTGCGGACGGCGACGTTCAACGCGGGCCCGTCGGCGGTGGAGGCGCTCAACGCGGGGTCGGTGGACATCGCGTACCTCGGCCCCTCCCCCGCGGTCAACGGCTACACCCGGTCCGGCGGCAAGAACCTGCGGATCGTCGGCGGCGCCGCGTCCGGCGGCGTCCGGCTCGTCGTCAACCCGGAGCGGGTGAAGGACCTCGCGGATGTGAAGGGCAAGCGGATCGCCACCCCGCAGCTCGGCAACACGCAGGACGTGGCTTTCCTCCACTGGGCGGCCGAGCAGGGCTGGAAGGTCGATCCACAGAGCGGCGAGGGCGATGTGTCCGTGCTGCGCGTGGACAACAAGATCCTGCCCGACGCCTACCGGTCCGGGTCGGTGGACGGCGCGTGGGTGCCCGAGCCCACCGCGTCGAAGCTGATCGCCGAGGGCGCCAAGCCGCTCCTGGACGAGGCGTCGCTGTGGCCCGGCGGCCGCTTCGTGATCACCGGCATCGTCGTCGCACAGCCGTTCCTGGAGCGGCACCCGGACGTGGTGGAGGCGGTGCTGCGCGGCTCGCTGAAGGCCAACGCGTGGATCACCGCCCACCCCCGCGAGGCGAAGGCCGCCGCGAACGCCCAGATGAAGGCGCTCACCGGCAAGGCGCTGCCCGCCAAGGTCATCGACTCGGCGTGGCCGACGATCCGGTTCCTGGACGACCCGCTGGCCGGGACGCTGCGCGAGCAGGCCCGCCACGCCGAGGCCGCCGGACTGCTGGAGAACCCCCGGCTGGACGGCATCTACGACCTGCGGCCGCTGAACCGGGTCCTCGCGGCCGAGGGCCGCGCACCCGTCCACGACGCGGGGCTCGGCGTCCGGTGA
- a CDS encoding ABC transporter ATP-binding protein yields the protein MAITIGTAPRAEDRTAVEYAARIERVSKSFAGPAGQQLVLDDISLDVAPGEFVTLLGASGCGKSTLLNLVAGLDRPSSGTIATDGRPALMFQEHALFPWLTAGKNIELALKLRGVPKAERRGEAERLLELVRLGGSYGKRVHELSGGMRQRVAMARALAQDSRLLLMDEPFAALDAITRDVLHGELTRIWEETGLSVLFVTHNVREAVRLAQRVVLLSSRPGRIAREWTVGIPQPRRIEDAAVAELSLEITEQLRGEIRRHGQH from the coding sequence ATGGCCATCACGATCGGAACGGCGCCCCGCGCCGAGGACCGTACGGCGGTCGAGTACGCCGCGCGGATCGAGCGCGTCTCGAAGTCCTTCGCCGGCCCCGCCGGGCAGCAGCTCGTCCTGGACGACATCAGCCTCGATGTCGCGCCGGGCGAGTTCGTCACCCTGCTCGGGGCGTCCGGCTGCGGCAAGTCCACCCTGCTCAACCTGGTCGCCGGGCTCGACCGGCCGTCCTCCGGGACGATCGCCACGGACGGGCGGCCCGCCCTGATGTTCCAGGAGCACGCACTGTTCCCGTGGCTGACGGCGGGCAAGAACATCGAGCTGGCGCTGAAGCTGCGCGGTGTGCCCAAGGCCGAGCGGCGCGGCGAGGCGGAGCGGCTCCTCGAACTGGTCCGGCTGGGCGGCTCGTACGGCAAGCGTGTCCACGAGCTGTCCGGCGGGATGCGGCAGCGGGTCGCGATGGCCAGGGCGCTCGCCCAGGACAGCAGGCTGCTGCTGATGGACGAGCCGTTCGCCGCGCTCGACGCGATCACCCGCGACGTGCTGCACGGCGAGCTGACCCGGATCTGGGAGGAGACCGGTCTGTCGGTGCTGTTCGTCACCCACAACGTGCGCGAGGCGGTGCGTCTCGCGCAGCGCGTGGTGCTGCTGTCGTCCCGGCCGGGCCGGATCGCCCGCGAGTGGACGGTCGGCATTCCGCAGCCGCGCCGCATCGAGGACGCCGCGGTGGCGGAGCTGTCCCTGGAGATCACGGAACAACTGCGGGGGGAGATCCGCCGACATGGGCAGCACTGA